The following are encoded together in the Bradyrhizobium sp. CCGUVB1N3 genome:
- a CDS encoding TetR/AcrR family transcriptional regulator: MSTAKRREPSLRDEYAEMTRQRIVAAFVETLEDEAADDISMAAVAKRAKVAERTIYRHFKTRAELFAAAGEWIESNVFSYIPFTSPDELPDIFRKLCKRFDHHPHLARAIAMTRAGRRVRAGFRRHLIEQHRKAMAPLVRHLPAKEVRQAEALASYLNNVLAWNAMREDFGMSSTDVADAIEWALTTLLKDVRQRDAAAARSGKAGKSPRKRTVAAKEPA, translated from the coding sequence ATGAGTACAGCCAAGCGACGCGAGCCGAGCCTACGCGATGAATATGCCGAGATGACGCGGCAGCGCATCGTTGCGGCCTTTGTCGAGACGCTGGAGGACGAGGCGGCCGACGACATCTCGATGGCAGCGGTCGCCAAGCGCGCCAAGGTCGCCGAGCGGACCATCTATCGCCACTTCAAGACCCGCGCGGAGCTGTTTGCGGCCGCGGGTGAGTGGATCGAGAGCAACGTCTTCAGCTACATTCCCTTCACCTCGCCCGACGAGCTGCCGGATATTTTCCGCAAGCTGTGCAAGCGGTTCGACCATCATCCGCATCTGGCGCGGGCCATTGCAATGACGCGGGCCGGGCGCCGAGTGCGTGCCGGCTTCCGGCGTCACCTGATCGAGCAGCATCGCAAGGCGATGGCGCCGCTGGTCCGGCATCTGCCCGCGAAGGAGGTCCGCCAGGCGGAGGCGCTCGCTTCGTATCTGAACAACGTGCTGGCCTGGAATGCGATGCGCGAGGATTTCGGCATGTCCAGCACTGATGTCGCCGACGCGATCGAGTGGGCGCTCACGACTCTTTTGAAGGATGTTCGTCAGCGCGATGCTGCGGCGGCGCGCAGCGGCAAGGCCGGCAAATCGCCGCGAAAGCGAACCGTGGCTGCGAAAGAGCCGGCGTAG
- a CDS encoding NCS2 family permease — translation MNEMTPPQAASAEPAPRAAAGPLDRIFGLTERGTSVGREVMAGATTFAAMAYIIAVNPAIMSNAGMDRADLVSATALAAIFGSMMMGLWANLPLAVAPAMGSNVIFTYVIVKQMGMPWQGALAMVAFTGVLFLILSLSKLREKVAKDVPEAMKVGIQAAVGTLIVFIALRGAGFVVQNPSTYIAMGSLRSPPVLLTLFGLLLTPVLVARRVPAALILSIALLTLIGFFVPGANGKMVTSVPSAIMSWPRWPTSTFMALDIGYLFSHFVVTLPLLFYFLCAEFFSTLGTLIGVTGAANLRKPDGSIPNATAAFATDATASIVGPLLGTSVVTAYIESITGVQAGGRTGLTSLTVAGFFFLALFFWPIFVIIPPQATAPALVLVGVLMMQGLARIDMTDLVNAVPIVLTLLVTVLTNNLINGMALGTLSYIALEVTLGRRAQIPAMVWGLGFVFIAYAIVIAQIF, via the coding sequence ATGAACGAGATGACGCCGCCGCAAGCCGCTTCTGCAGAACCGGCGCCGCGCGCCGCCGCAGGCCCGCTCGATCGCATCTTTGGCCTCACCGAGCGCGGCACGAGTGTCGGCCGCGAGGTGATGGCCGGTGCGACGACTTTCGCGGCGATGGCCTATATCATCGCGGTGAATCCGGCGATCATGTCCAACGCCGGAATGGACCGCGCCGATCTCGTCAGCGCCACGGCACTTGCCGCTATCTTCGGCTCGATGATGATGGGCCTTTGGGCCAACCTGCCGCTCGCCGTTGCGCCTGCGATGGGCTCGAACGTCATCTTCACCTATGTCATCGTCAAGCAGATGGGCATGCCCTGGCAGGGCGCGCTTGCCATGGTAGCATTCACCGGCGTGCTGTTCTTGATCCTCAGCCTGTCGAAGCTGCGCGAGAAAGTCGCCAAGGATGTGCCGGAAGCGATGAAGGTCGGCATCCAGGCTGCCGTCGGCACGCTCATCGTCTTCATTGCGCTGCGCGGCGCCGGCTTCGTGGTGCAGAACCCCTCGACCTACATCGCGATGGGATCGCTGCGCAGCCCGCCAGTGCTGCTGACGCTGTTCGGTCTTTTGCTGACGCCGGTGCTGGTGGCGCGCCGGGTGCCCGCGGCGCTGATCCTGTCGATCGCACTGCTGACCCTGATCGGCTTCTTCGTTCCCGGCGCGAACGGCAAAATGGTGACGTCGGTGCCATCAGCCATCATGTCGTGGCCACGCTGGCCAACCAGCACCTTCATGGCGCTCGACATCGGCTATCTCTTCAGCCATTTCGTCGTGACGCTGCCGCTGCTGTTCTACTTCCTGTGCGCTGAATTCTTCTCGACGCTGGGCACGCTGATCGGCGTCACGGGTGCCGCCAATCTGCGCAAGCCTGACGGTTCGATCCCGAATGCCACCGCGGCGTTTGCGACCGACGCTACGGCGTCCATCGTCGGCCCGCTGCTCGGCACCTCCGTCGTCACGGCCTATATCGAGTCCATCACCGGCGTGCAGGCCGGCGGTCGAACCGGCCTGACCTCGCTGACTGTTGCGGGGTTCTTCTTCCTCGCGCTGTTCTTCTGGCCGATCTTCGTCATCATCCCGCCGCAAGCCACCGCGCCCGCGCTGGTGCTCGTCGGCGTCTTGATGATGCAGGGTCTCGCGCGCATCGACATGACCGATCTCGTCAACGCGGTGCCGATTGTGCTCACCCTGCTGGTGACCGTGCTGACCAACAATCTCATCAACGGCATGGCGCTGGGCACGCTGAGCTACATCGCGCTTGAGGTCACCTTGGGGCGCCGCGCGCAGATCCCGGCAATGGTCTGGGGGCTGGGTTTCGTGTTCATCGCCTACGCGATCGTGATTGCGCAGATATTCTGA
- a CDS encoding quinone oxidoreductase produces the protein MTHAIRFHRTGGPEVLVWEQVEVGKPGPGEARIRHTAVGLNFVDIYNRSGLYPAQLPSGLGSEAAGVVEEVGSGVTDLKPGDRVAYGASPLGAYSEARLIPADRLLKLPDGVDDKTAAAMMLKGLTTQYLIRQTYRVKAGDTILLHAAAGGVGLILSQWAKHLGATVIGTVSNDEKAKLAKAHGCDHVIIYSREDFVKRVDEITGGKKVPVVYDSVGKDTFLKSLDCLAPLGVVALFGQSSGAVEPLNLGLLAQKGSLYVTRPTLFTYAAKRENLVAMAGELFDVVKSGAVKIEVHQTYPLKDAAKAHADLAARKTTGSTVLLV, from the coding sequence ATGACTCACGCCATTCGTTTTCACAGGACCGGGGGTCCGGAAGTCCTGGTTTGGGAGCAAGTCGAGGTCGGCAAGCCCGGTCCGGGTGAGGCGCGCATCCGTCACACCGCGGTCGGTCTCAATTTCGTCGACATCTACAACCGCTCGGGTCTCTATCCCGCGCAATTGCCGAGCGGGCTCGGCAGCGAGGCGGCCGGTGTGGTCGAGGAGGTCGGATCCGGCGTGACCGATTTGAAGCCGGGTGATCGCGTTGCCTACGGCGCCTCGCCACTCGGCGCCTATTCCGAGGCGCGGCTGATCCCGGCCGACCGGTTGTTGAAGCTGCCGGATGGCGTCGACGACAAGACCGCGGCGGCGATGATGCTGAAGGGGCTCACGACGCAGTATCTGATCCGGCAGACCTATCGCGTGAAGGCGGGCGACACCATCCTGCTGCATGCGGCAGCGGGCGGCGTCGGCCTGATCCTGAGCCAGTGGGCGAAGCATCTTGGCGCGACAGTGATCGGCACAGTGAGCAACGACGAGAAGGCCAAGCTCGCGAAAGCTCATGGCTGCGACCACGTCATCATCTATAGCCGCGAGGATTTCGTGAAGCGTGTCGACGAGATCACCGGCGGCAAGAAGGTGCCGGTCGTCTATGATTCCGTCGGCAAGGACACTTTCCTGAAGTCATTGGACTGCCTGGCGCCGCTCGGTGTCGTCGCGCTGTTCGGCCAATCCTCCGGCGCGGTCGAGCCGCTCAATCTCGGACTGCTCGCGCAGAAGGGCTCGCTCTACGTCACCCGCCCGACGCTCTTCACTTACGCGGCGAAGCGCGAGAACCTGGTGGCGATGGCAGGTGAGCTGTTCGACGTCGTGAAGTCCGGCGCGGTCAAGATCGAGGTCCACCAGACCTATCCGCTGAAGGACGCGGCGAAGGCGCATGCTGATCTCGCGGCGCGCAAGACCACGGGATCGACCGTGCTGCTGGTGTGA
- a CDS encoding VWA domain-containing protein, with translation MRENLHRFFRAARGAGVHVSPAESIDAMRAVAQVGFSDRGILRDALLLTLAKSQDEKLALGDCFDLFFSQPEPRQEQEANDNDTPPEGSQPPSPDAANDAGGGQPTEGLGPLAQMLLSQDRNAIAAAIASAAGAASLSDIRYSTQRGIFSGRILDAMGLQRLRDDLDELTAANPSLAERLRTALEGLREAVRDTVAQGLALYAREEAENLRNEILRNAPLARIEPRQIEEMRALIRKIARRLRERYSKPRKRQRRGHLDVRRTLRRNAAWGGVPFLTAWKRKHRDRPKIVALCDVSGSVARVSDFFLLLIHSLHEVVDDVRSFAFSSHLIEVSDILESNSPEAAMTEIMSKVGFGSSDYGSSLEDFEHEFMSTLTPQTTVIVLGDARSNNLDPRADILRRISERSKRLVWLNPEGRMVWGFGDSEMPRYATFCSLVRQCATAQQLERAVSDIVASYQ, from the coding sequence ATGCGGGAGAACCTCCATCGCTTCTTTCGTGCGGCACGTGGCGCCGGCGTCCACGTTTCGCCTGCCGAAAGCATCGACGCGATGCGCGCAGTCGCGCAAGTCGGCTTTTCCGACCGCGGCATCTTGCGCGATGCGCTGCTGCTGACGCTGGCGAAGTCGCAGGACGAGAAACTCGCGCTCGGCGACTGCTTTGATCTGTTCTTCAGCCAGCCGGAGCCGCGGCAGGAGCAGGAGGCCAACGACAACGATACGCCTCCCGAGGGCAGCCAGCCGCCCTCTCCCGACGCGGCGAATGACGCAGGCGGCGGTCAGCCCACCGAAGGCCTGGGTCCACTGGCGCAAATGCTCTTGTCGCAGGACCGCAACGCGATTGCGGCGGCAATTGCCAGCGCGGCCGGCGCGGCGTCGCTGTCCGATATTCGCTATTCCACCCAGCGCGGGATATTTTCCGGCCGCATCCTCGACGCAATGGGCCTTCAGCGCCTGCGCGACGATCTCGACGAACTGACCGCGGCCAACCCGTCGCTCGCCGAGCGTCTGCGCACAGCGCTCGAGGGCTTGCGCGAAGCCGTCCGCGACACGGTCGCGCAGGGGCTCGCGCTCTATGCGCGCGAGGAGGCAGAAAACCTGCGCAACGAGATCTTGCGCAATGCGCCGCTGGCCCGCATCGAGCCGCGCCAGATCGAGGAGATGCGTGCGCTGATCCGCAAGATCGCGCGCCGCCTGCGCGAGCGCTACTCCAAGCCGCGCAAGCGCCAGCGCCGCGGCCATCTCGACGTCCGCCGCACGCTGCGCCGCAACGCCGCCTGGGGCGGCGTGCCGTTCCTCACGGCCTGGAAGCGCAAGCACCGCGACCGGCCGAAGATCGTGGCGCTGTGCGACGTCTCAGGCTCGGTTGCCCGCGTCTCCGACTTCTTCCTGCTGCTGATCCACTCGCTGCACGAGGTGGTCGACGATGTCCGTTCCTTCGCGTTTTCCTCGCATCTGATCGAAGTCAGCGATATCCTGGAATCGAACTCGCCCGAGGCGGCGATGACCGAGATCATGTCCAAGGTCGGCTTCGGCTCATCCGACTACGGCTCCTCCCTCGAAGACTTCGAGCATGAGTTCATGAGCACGCTGACGCCGCAAACCACCGTCATCGTGCTGGGCGACGCCCGCAGCAACAATCTTGATCCACGCGCCGACATCTTGCGGCGCATTTCCGAGCGGTCGAAGCGGCTGGTCTGGCTCAATCCGGAGGGCCGCATGGTCTGGGGTTTTGGCGACTCCGAGATGCCGCGCTACGCGACATTTTGCAGCTTAGTGCGACAATGCGCCACCGCGCAACAGCTCGAGCGCGCTGTGTCAGATATCGTGGCGAGCTATCAGTAG
- a CDS encoding adenine deaminase — protein sequence MTAIPDDLLINAPDEVRIRQDLVLTALGRRPADRSLRVGRLLDVHSRTWSEDQEIVFKGRRIAWVGPAGSYPGEIRQRVHRPELAAVPGFGEVHKHIESSHLTPEWEAALVLPHGNTWTCEASHEFSNVNGARNLEFWFEARRRGSPLKIFPQPGSAVPPTAYEWGGGWYGRDEQARFMGESLMVTGLDEVMDWPAVWNPDNPSYKRLWGMIEATFAARGVVEGHASGLRDLPSINAFAAAGLASDHEVQTPEETWDKLTRGLFVELRVYAMDEIVKWLLAKGLQDWSQIAFTTDDRSASHTLELGASDHNARVAIEAGLAPEIAIQCLTINPARHMRLTPFVGSLAPGRFGDVVLLSDVAKLTIAEVWADGAQVSDGKRYLGEVPRIEWPEWATKTVNIKRTIKPEDFELSAEPGCTTMKAAVIRPFHWHPEFYTLELPVRDGAVQRDESEAITKFAVVDRFSGDGRVAKMFWRGCGPRTPETALACSVAHDKHNIWVVGSSDAAMAKAVNALIELQGGWALVREGELVATVRFEVGGLMSCRSAQALDAEMQALYAEGRKVDWMYEPTFRPRWYPGFPERLMFATLTCAPWSWVLVAPCEQAPLGFINVQTGEAHPVVW from the coding sequence ATGACTGCGATACCCGACGATCTCCTGATCAACGCGCCCGACGAGGTTCGCATCCGCCAGGACCTGGTGTTGACGGCGCTCGGCCGCCGCCCGGCCGACCGCAGCCTGCGGGTCGGCAGGTTGCTCGACGTGCACAGCCGCACCTGGAGCGAGGATCAGGAGATCGTGTTCAAGGGCCGGCGCATCGCGTGGGTCGGGCCGGCGGGAAGCTATCCAGGCGAGATCCGCCAACGCGTGCATCGGCCCGAACTCGCCGCCGTGCCCGGCTTCGGCGAGGTGCACAAGCACATCGAAAGTTCGCATCTGACGCCGGAATGGGAGGCGGCGCTGGTGCTGCCGCATGGCAACACCTGGACCTGCGAGGCGAGCCACGAATTCTCCAATGTCAACGGTGCACGCAATCTCGAATTCTGGTTCGAGGCACGCCGCCGCGGCTCGCCGCTCAAAATCTTTCCGCAGCCCGGTTCGGCCGTGCCACCGACGGCTTATGAATGGGGCGGCGGCTGGTATGGTCGCGACGAGCAGGCGCGCTTCATGGGCGAGAGCCTGATGGTCACCGGGCTCGACGAAGTCATGGACTGGCCGGCGGTGTGGAATCCCGACAATCCCTCCTACAAGCGGCTGTGGGGCATGATCGAAGCAACGTTCGCTGCGCGCGGGGTCGTGGAGGGCCACGCCTCGGGCTTGCGCGATCTGCCCTCCATCAACGCTTTTGCCGCAGCGGGGCTCGCCTCCGATCACGAGGTGCAGACGCCGGAAGAGACCTGGGACAAGCTCACGCGCGGCCTGTTCGTCGAGCTGCGTGTCTACGCGATGGATGAGATCGTCAAATGGTTGCTTGCCAAGGGCTTGCAGGACTGGTCCCAGATCGCGTTCACGACCGACGACCGCAGCGCCAGTCACACGCTCGAGCTCGGCGCCAGCGACCACAATGCGCGGGTCGCGATCGAAGCTGGCCTTGCGCCGGAAATCGCGATCCAGTGTCTCACCATCAACCCGGCGCGGCACATGCGCCTCACGCCGTTCGTCGGCAGCCTCGCGCCCGGGCGCTTTGGCGACGTCGTGCTGCTCTCGGACGTAGCCAAGCTCACCATCGCCGAAGTGTGGGCTGATGGCGCGCAGGTCTCCGACGGCAAGCGTTATCTCGGCGAGGTGCCCAGGATCGAATGGCCGGAATGGGCGACCAAGACGGTCAATATCAAACGTACGATCAAGCCAGAGGATTTCGAGCTCTCGGCCGAGCCTGGTTGCACCACGATGAAGGCGGCCGTGATCCGTCCCTTCCACTGGCATCCCGAGTTCTACACACTCGAATTGCCGGTGCGTGATGGCGCCGTGCAGCGCGATGAGAGCGAGGCCATCACCAAGTTCGCTGTCGTCGACCGCTTCTCCGGCGACGGACGGGTTGCAAAGATGTTCTGGCGCGGCTGCGGACCGCGGACGCCGGAGACGGCGCTGGCCTGCTCGGTCGCCCATGACAAGCACAATATCTGGGTAGTCGGCTCGTCCGACGCGGCGATGGCCAAGGCGGTGAACGCACTGATCGAGCTTCAGGGCGGCTGGGCGCTGGTGCGCGAGGGCGAGCTCGTTGCGACCGTGCGCTTCGAGGTCGGCGGGCTGATGAGCTGCCGCTCGGCGCAGGCGCTCGATGCCGAGATGCAGGCGCTCTACGCCGAGGGTCGCAAGGTCGACTGGATGTATGAGCCGACCTTCCGGCCGCGCTGGTATCCGGGATTCCCCGAAAGGCTGATGTTCGCAACGCTGACCTGCGCGCCCTGGAGCTGGGTGCTGGTGGCGCCGTGCGAGCAGGCGCCGCTCGGGTTTATCAATGTGCAGACCGGTGAAGCGCATCCGGTGGTCTGGTAG
- a CDS encoding MoxR family ATPase, with protein sequence MADQKASTSIEAVESGLAAQGYIASRQIATAVYLSQQIEKPILVEGPAGVGKTELAKAIAAWRGMKMIRLQCYEGLDEAKALYEWKYAKQLLYTQILKDKLGEVLGGAQTLHAALDQLHDFGDVFFSKEFVEPRPLLQALEQPGGCVLLIDEIDKSDAEFESLLLEILSDFQVTIPELGTVSAITPPTVILTSNSERDLGDALKRRCLHLHIGFPEQRLEERIVESRVPGISQTLRRQMVGFIHEIRTLDLKKLPSVSETIDWARVLVLLQAGELDTEIVKDTLNVLLKYEADIEAAAPHVTTFIAKAARSNVFG encoded by the coding sequence GTGGCTGATCAGAAGGCCTCGACCTCGATCGAGGCAGTGGAGAGCGGCCTCGCCGCGCAAGGCTATATCGCGAGCCGGCAGATCGCCACCGCAGTCTATCTGTCGCAACAGATCGAGAAGCCGATCCTGGTCGAGGGACCCGCCGGCGTCGGCAAGACCGAGCTTGCCAAGGCGATTGCCGCCTGGCGCGGCATGAAGATGATCCGCCTGCAATGCTACGAGGGCCTCGACGAGGCCAAGGCGCTCTACGAGTGGAAGTACGCCAAGCAGCTTCTGTACACGCAGATCCTGAAGGACAAGCTCGGCGAAGTGCTCGGCGGAGCGCAGACGCTGCATGCCGCGCTCGACCAGTTGCATGATTTCGGCGACGTGTTCTTCTCCAAGGAGTTCGTCGAGCCGCGCCCGCTGCTCCAGGCCCTCGAGCAGCCCGGCGGCTGTGTGTTGCTGATCGACGAAATCGACAAGTCCGACGCCGAGTTTGAATCGCTGCTGCTGGAGATCCTGTCCGATTTCCAGGTCACCATTCCCGAGCTCGGCACCGTCTCGGCGATCACGCCGCCGACGGTGATCCTCACCTCCAACAGCGAGCGCGATCTCGGCGACGCCTTGAAGCGGCGCTGCCTGCATCTGCACATCGGCTTCCCCGAGCAACGGCTGGAGGAGCGGATCGTCGAGAGCCGCGTGCCCGGGATCTCGCAGACGCTGCGCCGGCAGATGGTCGGCTTCATCCACGAGATCCGCACCCTGGACCTGAAAAAACTGCCCTCGGTCAGCGAGACCATCGACTGGGCGCGCGTGTTGGTGCTGTTGCAGGCCGGCGAGCTCGATACCGAGATCGTCAAGGACACGCTCAACGTGCTCCTGAAATACGAGGCTGACATCGAGGCGGCGGCGCCCCACGTCACGACGTTCATTGCCAAGGCGGCGCGGTCCAACGTCTTTGGTTGA
- a CDS encoding S24 family peptidase has translation MLDATMIERGLKRSGKSKGGLAQAMGVRPGAVSEILGGERLVKASEILPIMEYLELNLSPIMGRVGAGAVIEPEYEQVPPEGLGDIVLPFPIMEETVAFEVMGDSMLPKYENGDVIVVYKEQRFPLSSFYGEEAVVRLKTGERYLKTIERGKTPSVVNLASFNAKPIVGVKLEWVGEICLTMPKGQLERLRAKSARARKGKGK, from the coding sequence ATGCTGGACGCAACGATGATCGAACGGGGCCTGAAGCGGTCAGGCAAGAGCAAGGGCGGGCTGGCCCAGGCCATGGGCGTCCGCCCGGGCGCGGTCTCCGAAATCCTCGGCGGCGAGCGGCTGGTCAAGGCGTCGGAAATCCTGCCGATCATGGAATACCTTGAGCTCAATCTCTCGCCAATCATGGGCCGGGTCGGCGCCGGCGCCGTGATCGAGCCGGAATATGAGCAGGTCCCGCCGGAAGGACTTGGCGACATCGTACTGCCCTTCCCGATCATGGAGGAGACCGTCGCGTTTGAGGTCATGGGCGATTCGATGCTGCCCAAGTACGAGAACGGCGACGTGATCGTGGTCTACAAGGAGCAACGTTTCCCGCTGTCGAGCTTCTATGGCGAGGAGGCCGTGGTCCGGCTGAAGACGGGGGAGCGCTATCTGAAGACCATCGAACGAGGCAAGACCCCCTCTGTCGTCAATCTCGCCAGCTTCAACGCCAAGCCGATCGTCGGCGTGAAGCTGGAGTGGGTCGGCGAAATCTGCCTCACGATGCCCAAGGGCCAACTCGAGCGTCTGCGCGCCAAGTCCGCCCGCGCTCGCAAGGGCAAGGGTAAGTAA
- a CDS encoding allantoate amidohydrolase: MAPGIAVQNGSLGEEIVRRINELGSISEDADKLTRIYLSKELRTAADLILGWMREAGMRVHLDAIGNVCGRYEGERPGLPCLMLGSHYDTVRDAGKWDGPLGVITAIACVAELNRRGKRLPFAIEVIGFADEEGVRFASTLLGSRAVAGTFDESVLNTRDRDGVSMRDALVQLGLDPDHIGAAARTRRELLAYLELHIEQGPVLEAQDLPVGVVSAIAGATRLAARLTGMAGHAGTVPMALRRDALAGAAECIAVIEQFCRTDEGGLVGTVGYIHAKPGATNVIPGEVSFTIDMRAPTDMHRKRAVADIVRQIEAIARRRKLALQLDVTHENRTAPCAPWLKDQIAQAIAAEGFAVFELPSGAGHDGMAMIDIADVGMIFVRCRGGVSHHPDEHVEHADADAGARVLLGVIENFQPREGG, from the coding sequence ATGGCTCCTGGTATCGCCGTTCAAAATGGCTCGCTCGGCGAGGAGATCGTACGTCGCATCAATGAACTCGGTTCCATCTCGGAAGATGCGGACAAGCTCACACGGATCTATCTCAGCAAGGAATTGCGCACCGCCGCCGATCTCATCCTCGGCTGGATGCGCGAGGCCGGCATGCGCGTCCATCTCGATGCGATCGGCAATGTCTGCGGCCGCTACGAAGGCGAGCGGCCGGGCTTGCCGTGCCTGATGCTGGGCTCGCACTACGACACCGTGCGCGATGCCGGCAAATGGGACGGTCCGTTAGGTGTGATCACGGCGATTGCCTGTGTGGCCGAGCTGAACCGGCGAGGCAAACGCCTGCCGTTCGCGATCGAGGTCATCGGCTTTGCCGACGAGGAGGGCGTGCGCTTTGCGTCCACCCTGCTCGGCAGCCGCGCGGTCGCCGGCACCTTCGACGAGAGCGTGTTGAACACGCGCGATCGCGACGGCGTCTCGATGCGCGATGCGCTCGTGCAGTTAGGCCTCGATCCCGATCACATCGGCGCGGCCGCGCGGACGCGGCGCGAGCTGCTGGCCTATCTCGAGCTGCACATCGAGCAGGGACCGGTGCTGGAAGCGCAAGATCTCCCGGTCGGCGTCGTCAGCGCGATCGCCGGCGCGACGCGGCTCGCCGCGCGTCTGACCGGCATGGCCGGCCATGCCGGTACCGTGCCGATGGCACTGCGTCGCGACGCGCTGGCGGGTGCGGCCGAATGCATCGCTGTGATCGAGCAGTTCTGCCGCACCGATGAGGGCGGGCTCGTCGGCACCGTCGGCTACATCCACGCAAAACCCGGCGCGACCAACGTCATTCCCGGCGAAGTGTCGTTCACCATCGACATGCGCGCGCCGACCGATATGCATCGCAAGCGCGCGGTCGCCGACATCGTCCGCCAGATCGAGGCGATCGCCAGGCGCCGGAAGCTTGCGCTCCAGCTCGACGTCACCCACGAGAACCGCACCGCGCCGTGCGCGCCCTGGCTGAAGGACCAGATCGCGCAGGCGATCGCCGCGGAGGGATTTGCCGTCTTCGAACTCCCGAGCGGCGCCGGCCATGATGGCATGGCCATGATCGACATCGCCGACGTCGGCATGATCTTCGTCCGCTGCCGCGGCGGCGTCAGCCATCACCCCGACGAGCATGTCGAGCACGCGGACGCCGACGCCGGCGCGCGCGTGCTGCTCGGGGTGATCGAGAATTTTCAGCCACGGGAAGGTGGCTGA
- a CDS encoding dicarboxylate/amino acid:cation symporter, whose translation MSTITAAPAAEPKPLYTSLFVQVLAALVLGIILGVTVPDFAISLKILSDAFLKLISMIVAPIVFCVVVHGIAGAGDLKKVGRVGVKALVYFEAMTTVALVVGLILAYVFGPGHGMNIDPSTLDAKALNTYADNAHKLQGAGIGAFLLNVIPSTSFDALSRNDVLQVLFFAVLFGVGLALVGGEKGKLVTTFIDAASTVLFRVMGLIVRAAPLGVLGAVAYTVGKYGVGSLKQLVSLVMLFYVSVGIFVLGVLGGVMALAGINILKFLAYLREELTIVLATASSDAVLPQIMKKLERMGVKDSVVGLVIPTGYSFNLDAFSIYLTLAVVFIAQATNTPLSFGDLLLVLGVSLITSKGTHGVPGSAIVILAATLNAVPSIPAIGLVLVLSVDWFIGMARAVGNLIGNCVATVVVAAWEGDLDRAKAAQVLDGGETVDVTAG comes from the coding sequence ATGTCGACCATCACCGCGGCGCCGGCCGCCGAGCCGAAGCCGCTTTACACCTCATTGTTCGTCCAGGTTCTGGCGGCGCTGGTGCTCGGCATCATCCTGGGCGTGACCGTCCCGGACTTCGCCATCAGCCTCAAGATCCTCAGCGACGCCTTCCTCAAGCTGATCTCGATGATCGTGGCGCCGATCGTGTTCTGCGTGGTCGTGCACGGCATTGCCGGTGCCGGCGATCTCAAGAAAGTCGGCCGGGTGGGCGTCAAGGCGCTGGTCTATTTCGAGGCGATGACGACGGTGGCGCTCGTGGTCGGCCTCATCCTCGCCTACGTCTTCGGCCCCGGTCACGGCATGAACATCGATCCCTCGACGCTGGACGCCAAGGCGCTCAACACCTACGCTGACAACGCGCACAAGCTGCAAGGCGCGGGCATCGGCGCTTTCCTGCTCAACGTGATCCCGTCGACCTCGTTCGATGCACTGTCGCGCAACGACGTGCTCCAGGTGCTGTTCTTCGCGGTGCTATTCGGCGTCGGCCTTGCGCTGGTCGGCGGCGAGAAGGGCAAGCTCGTCACCACCTTCATCGATGCGGCATCCACCGTGCTGTTCCGCGTCATGGGGCTGATCGTGCGGGCCGCCCCGCTCGGCGTGCTCGGCGCGGTCGCCTACACCGTCGGCAAGTACGGCGTCGGTTCGCTGAAGCAGCTCGTCTCGCTGGTGATGCTGTTCTACGTCTCGGTCGGCATCTTCGTGCTCGGCGTGCTCGGCGGCGTGATGGCGCTTGCCGGAATCAATATTCTCAAATTCCTCGCTTACCTGCGCGAGGAGCTGACTATCGTGCTCGCGACCGCGTCTTCCGACGCCGTGCTGCCGCAGATCATGAAGAAGCTCGAGCGGATGGGCGTGAAGGATTCCGTGGTCGGTCTCGTGATCCCGACCGGCTATTCCTTCAACCTCGATGCGTTCTCGATCTACCTGACACTTGCGGTGGTCTTCATCGCGCAGGCAACCAACACGCCACTATCCTTCGGCGATCTCCTGCTGGTGCTCGGCGTGTCCCTGATCACATCGAAAGGCACCCACGGCGTGCCGGGCTCGGCGATCGTGATCCTGGCGGCGACGCTGAACGCCGTGCCGAGCATTCCCGCGATCGGTCTCGTGCTGGTGCTCTCGGTCGACTGGTTCATCGGCATGGCGCGCGCCGTCGGCAACCTCATCGGCAATTGCGTTGCCACCGTCGTGGTCGCCGCCTGGGAAGGCGATCTCGACCGCGCCAAGGCGGCGCAGGTGCTGGACGGCGGCGAGACGGTGGACGTGACGGCGGGGTAG